Proteins from a genomic interval of Thunnus thynnus chromosome 5, fThuThy2.1, whole genome shotgun sequence:
- the myrf gene encoding myelin regulatory factor isoform X5 — MDVVDETEALQRFFEGHDITSSLEPANIDTSILEEYISKEDDSTDICFSEVHSTPGPNYSSPQAGVSSSGGLVCGVSPPIPLRQGAPPPGPPNCQNAYPPGPSLGLRHSYPCLGQQQHQPHQQHQQAHVKPEHRGHYAPGTLPESPPDSSSEPYSPQQVNDPHMIRTMTPENMCHMTPTPPLPHGHYSSMHRDMYLKPEPMISQYPIGPATSGSGDMQQTQMLHQLLQHPQGQDGIPVHQAKKRKHSDSPNSTLNSQILTGIIKQEPGLMQDADNAYLDPNYQCIKWQPHQQNKWTPLYDANCKELPMPTYRVDADKGFNFSLADDAFVCQKKNHFQVTVYIGMLGDPKYIKTSDGLQPIDCFYLKLNGVKVEAMNQSISVEQSQSDRSKRPFKPVLVTLPPEQVTKVTVGRLHFSETTANNMRKKGKPNPDQRYFMLVVALHAQSHSQSYTVAAHVSERIIVRASNPGQFESDNEVLWQRGQMPDSVYHHGRVGINTDRPDEALVVHGNVKVMGSLVHPSDIRAKENVQEVDTTDNLKRISQMRLVHYQYKPEFAATVGIENTAETGVIAQEVQQILPEAVKEGGDVVCANGETIPNLLVVNKERIFMENVGAVKELCKLTDNLETRIDELERWSRKLAKLRRLDSMKSTVSGGTVSQSGSYFSRTGSGPLKKKTVKSGSKNSPPDQGCISQRFMQGTILALVIVMAFSVISMSVLYVLTLHHRGGATEKDGSRAALGSSRKSPYTPLPTTPAPACCSTTVTNNQSATVLTLSNNQSTPDLSSLVPTPGTINKKAKSRLIDKDGRNRNRLSHTSAPLYFAKSKRPAPTDLDGVGATNRLPGGQQPVPRRQRSLHTKGGRSAPSLASLHIVETNQEITAQSCTTPESCSYTISLHGKRNSSISQITLHMTSTNSVFVRQCGATKGRLCPDHTETELYNEQSTSTKGTYHLWSVPVLSFQDVTYHFRVSLSSEVSCATEGETSSYSDYHFLIESSCV, encoded by the exons ATGGACGTGGTAGATGAAACAGAAGCTTTACAGAGATTTTTTGAAG GTCATGATATTACCAGTTCTCTGGAGCCAGCCAACATCGACACCAGTATCCTGGAAGAGTACATCAGCAAGGAGGACGATAGCACTGACAT CTGTTTCTCAGAGGTCCACAGCACCCCAGGACCAAATTACTCATCTCCCCAGGCAGGAGTGTCCTCCTCTGGGGGGTTGGTGTGTGGTGTGAGCCCCCCTATTCCACTAAGGCAAGGAGCCCCTCCGCCTGGGCCCCCTAACTGTCAGAACGCCTACCCTCCAGGTCCATCTCTGGGCCTCCGACACAGCTACCCCTGCCTtggacagcagcagcaccaacCACACCAACAACACCAGCAGGCTCACGTCAAGCCTGAGCACAGGGGGCACTACGCTCCAGG GACACTACCTGAGTCTCCTCCAGACTCCAGCTCAGAGCCATACTCTCCTCAGCAGGTGAATG ATCCTCACATGATCAGGACCATGACACCAGAGAACATGTGTCACATGACTCCGACGCCACCCCTCCCACACGGACACTATTCCAGCATGCATCGGGACATGTACCTGAAGCCTGAGCCCATGATATCACAGTACCCTATTGGTCCAGCCACGAGTGGAAGTGGAGACATGCAGCAGACACAGATGCTCCATCAGCTGCTGCAGCATCCTCAGGGGCAGGA TGGGATCCCTGTTCACCAGGCTAAGAAGAGGAAGCACTCGGACTCTCCCAACAGCACCCTCAATTCCCAAATCCTCACAGGTATCATCAAACAAGAACCAG GTTTAATGCAGGATGCAGACAACGCCTACTTGGACCCAAACTATCAGTGCATTAAGTGGCAACCTCACCAGCAGAACAAGTGGACACCACTTTATGATGCAAACTGCAAAGAGCT TCCGATGCCAACCTACCGTGTTGATGCTGACAAGGGCTTCAACTTCTCCCTGGCTGATGATGCTTTTGTTTGCCAGAAGAAGAACCATTTCCAGGTCACAGTGTACATTGGCATGCTGGGCGATCCCAAGTACATCAAGACAAGTGACGGCCTGCAGCCCATCGACTGCTTCTATCTCAAACTCAATGGAGTAAAA GTGGAGGCTATGAACCAGTCCATCAGCGTGGAGCAGTCACAGTCTGACCGCAGCAAGAGACCCTTCAAGCCAGTGCT GGTCACCTTGCCCCCGGAGCAGGTCACAAAGGTCACAGTGGGGCGGCTCCATTTCAGCGAGACCACGGCAAATAACATGAGGAAGAAGGGCAAACCAAACCCGGACCAGAG GTATTTCATGCTGGTGGTGGCGCTGCATGCTCAGTCCCACAGTCAGAGCTACACTGTGGCTGCTCACGTGTCTGAGAGGATCATCGTCAGG GCGTCCAACCCGGGCCAGTTTGAAAGTGACAACGAGGTGCTGTGGCAGCGTGGCCAAATGCCTGACTCAGTCTACCACCACGGGAGAGTCGGCATCAACACTGACCGGCCGGACGAAGCCCTTGTCGTCCATGGCAACGTGAAGGTCATGGGTTCCCTGGTACACCCGTCTGACATCAGGGCCAAAGAGAATGTCCAGGAG gtGGACACCACAGACAATTTGAAACGGATTTCTCAGATGAGGCTGGTCCATTATCAATACAAGCCCGAGTTTGCTGCCACCGTGGGCATAGAGAACACTGCGGAGACTG GAGTGATCGCTCAAGAGGTCCAACAAATCTTGCCTGAAGCAGTAAAGGAGGGGGGTGATGTGGTGTGCGCCAATGGAGAGACCATTCCCAACCTGTTAGTCGTCAACAAG GAACGTATCTTCATGGAGAACGTGGGAGCAGTGAAGGAGCTGTGCAAGCTGACAGACAACCTAGAGACTCGTATAGATGAACTAGAGCGCTGGAGCCGCAAACTGGCCAAACTCCGACGTCTTGACAGCATGAAGAGCACCGTGAGTGGAGGCACTGTCAG CCAATCAGGGAGTTATTTTAGCAGGACAGGAAGCGGCCCACTCAAGAAGAAGACAGTCAAATCTGGGAGCAAG AATTCCCCTCCAGATCAAGGCTGCATCAGTCAGAGGTTCATGCAAGGCACCATCCTGGCACTTGTCATCGTCATGGCTTTCAG TGTCATTTCCATGTCCGTCCTTTATGTACTGACTCTTCACCACAGAGGAGGCGCCACAGAGAAAGATGG GTCCAGAGCTGCACTGGGATCCTCACGCAAGAGTCCATATACTCCACTGCCCACCACCCCTGCACCAG cttgttgttcAACCACAGTCACAAACAACCAATCAGCTACAGTTCTGACATTAAGCAACAACCAATCCACACCAG ATCTTAGCAGCCTGGTTCCCACACCAGGCACTATTAATAAGAAGGCCAAGTCCAGGCTAATAGACAAGGATGGCCGCAATAGAAACCGTCTTAGTCACACCTCAGCGCCATTGTACTTTGCCAAGTCCAAAAGGCCTGCGCCTACAGATCTGGACGGAGTGGGAGCTACCAACCGTCTGCCTGGGGGTCAGCAGCCAGTGCCACGCAGACAGCGCAGCCTACACACAAAGG GAGGAAGGTCAGCTCCCTCTCTGGCTAGTCTACATATTGTTGAGACGAACCAAGAAATCACAGCACAAAGCTGCACAACACCCGAAAGCTGCAG CTACACAATATCCCTCCATGGAAAGAGAAATTCCTCCATCTCACAAATCACTTTGCACATGAC GTCCACAAACAGCGTGTTTGTACGACAATGTGGAGCCACCAAGGGACGTTTGTGCCCCgaccacacagagacagagctCTATAACGAACAAAGTACATCAACAAAG GGGACTTATCACCTGTGGTCAGTGCCTGTGCTGTCTTTCCAGGACGTCACGTATCATTTCCGTGTCTCCCTGTCT AGTGAAGTGAGTTGCGCCACTGAGGGAGAGACCTCATCATATTCAGACTACCATTTTCTCATTGAAAGCAGCTGCGTGTGA
- the myrf gene encoding myelin regulatory factor isoform X4, whose product MDVVDETEALQRFFEGHDITSSLEPANIDTSILEEYISKEDDSTDICFSEVHSTPGPNYSSPQAGVSSSGGLVCGVSPPIPLRQGAPPPGPPNCQNAYPPGPSLGLRHSYPCLGQQQHQPHQQHQQAHVKPEHRGHYAPGTLPESPPDSSSEPYSPQQVNDPHMIRTMTPENMCHMTPTPPLPHGHYSSMHRDMYLKPEPMISQYPIGPATSGSGDMQQTQMLHQLLQHPQGQDGIPVHQAKKRKHSDSPNSTLNSQILTGIIKQEPGLMQDADNAYLDPNYQCIKWQPHQQNKWTPLYDANCKELPMPTYRVDADKGFNFSLADDAFVCQKKNHFQVTVYIGMLGDPKYIKTSDGLQPIDCFYLKLNGVKVEAMNQSISVEQSQSDRSKRPFKPVLVTLPPEQVTKVTVGRLHFSETTANNMRKKGKPNPDQRYFMLVVALHAQSHSQSYTVAAHVSERIIVRVTSGHASNPGQFESDNEVLWQRGQMPDSVYHHGRVGINTDRPDEALVVHGNVKVMGSLVHPSDIRAKENVQEVDTTDNLKRISQMRLVHYQYKPEFAATVGIENTAETGVIAQEVQQILPEAVKEGGDVVCANGETIPNLLVVNKERIFMENVGAVKELCKLTDNLETRIDELERWSRKLAKLRRLDSMKSTVSGGTVSQSGSYFSRTGSGPLKKKTVKSGSKNSPPDQGCISQRFMQGTILALVIVMAFSVISMSVLYVLTLHHRGGATEKDGSRAALGSSRKSPYTPLPTTPAPACCSTTVTNNQSATVLTLSNNQSTPDLSSLVPTPGTINKKAKSRLIDKDGRNRNRLSHTSAPLYFAKSKRPAPTDLDGVGATNRLPGGQQPVPRRQRSLHTKGGRSAPSLASLHIVETNQEITAQSCTTPESCSYTISLHGKRNSSISQITLHMTSTNSVFVRQCGATKGRLCPDHTETELYNEQSTSTKGTYHLWSVPVLSFQDVTYHFRVSLSSEVSCATEGETSSYSDYHFLIESSCV is encoded by the exons ATGGACGTGGTAGATGAAACAGAAGCTTTACAGAGATTTTTTGAAG GTCATGATATTACCAGTTCTCTGGAGCCAGCCAACATCGACACCAGTATCCTGGAAGAGTACATCAGCAAGGAGGACGATAGCACTGACAT CTGTTTCTCAGAGGTCCACAGCACCCCAGGACCAAATTACTCATCTCCCCAGGCAGGAGTGTCCTCCTCTGGGGGGTTGGTGTGTGGTGTGAGCCCCCCTATTCCACTAAGGCAAGGAGCCCCTCCGCCTGGGCCCCCTAACTGTCAGAACGCCTACCCTCCAGGTCCATCTCTGGGCCTCCGACACAGCTACCCCTGCCTtggacagcagcagcaccaacCACACCAACAACACCAGCAGGCTCACGTCAAGCCTGAGCACAGGGGGCACTACGCTCCAGG GACACTACCTGAGTCTCCTCCAGACTCCAGCTCAGAGCCATACTCTCCTCAGCAGGTGAATG ATCCTCACATGATCAGGACCATGACACCAGAGAACATGTGTCACATGACTCCGACGCCACCCCTCCCACACGGACACTATTCCAGCATGCATCGGGACATGTACCTGAAGCCTGAGCCCATGATATCACAGTACCCTATTGGTCCAGCCACGAGTGGAAGTGGAGACATGCAGCAGACACAGATGCTCCATCAGCTGCTGCAGCATCCTCAGGGGCAGGA TGGGATCCCTGTTCACCAGGCTAAGAAGAGGAAGCACTCGGACTCTCCCAACAGCACCCTCAATTCCCAAATCCTCACAGGTATCATCAAACAAGAACCAG GTTTAATGCAGGATGCAGACAACGCCTACTTGGACCCAAACTATCAGTGCATTAAGTGGCAACCTCACCAGCAGAACAAGTGGACACCACTTTATGATGCAAACTGCAAAGAGCT TCCGATGCCAACCTACCGTGTTGATGCTGACAAGGGCTTCAACTTCTCCCTGGCTGATGATGCTTTTGTTTGCCAGAAGAAGAACCATTTCCAGGTCACAGTGTACATTGGCATGCTGGGCGATCCCAAGTACATCAAGACAAGTGACGGCCTGCAGCCCATCGACTGCTTCTATCTCAAACTCAATGGAGTAAAA GTGGAGGCTATGAACCAGTCCATCAGCGTGGAGCAGTCACAGTCTGACCGCAGCAAGAGACCCTTCAAGCCAGTGCT GGTCACCTTGCCCCCGGAGCAGGTCACAAAGGTCACAGTGGGGCGGCTCCATTTCAGCGAGACCACGGCAAATAACATGAGGAAGAAGGGCAAACCAAACCCGGACCAGAG GTATTTCATGCTGGTGGTGGCGCTGCATGCTCAGTCCCACAGTCAGAGCTACACTGTGGCTGCTCACGTGTCTGAGAGGATCATCGTCAGGGTAACGTCTGGCCAT GCGTCCAACCCGGGCCAGTTTGAAAGTGACAACGAGGTGCTGTGGCAGCGTGGCCAAATGCCTGACTCAGTCTACCACCACGGGAGAGTCGGCATCAACACTGACCGGCCGGACGAAGCCCTTGTCGTCCATGGCAACGTGAAGGTCATGGGTTCCCTGGTACACCCGTCTGACATCAGGGCCAAAGAGAATGTCCAGGAG gtGGACACCACAGACAATTTGAAACGGATTTCTCAGATGAGGCTGGTCCATTATCAATACAAGCCCGAGTTTGCTGCCACCGTGGGCATAGAGAACACTGCGGAGACTG GAGTGATCGCTCAAGAGGTCCAACAAATCTTGCCTGAAGCAGTAAAGGAGGGGGGTGATGTGGTGTGCGCCAATGGAGAGACCATTCCCAACCTGTTAGTCGTCAACAAG GAACGTATCTTCATGGAGAACGTGGGAGCAGTGAAGGAGCTGTGCAAGCTGACAGACAACCTAGAGACTCGTATAGATGAACTAGAGCGCTGGAGCCGCAAACTGGCCAAACTCCGACGTCTTGACAGCATGAAGAGCACCGTGAGTGGAGGCACTGTCAG CCAATCAGGGAGTTATTTTAGCAGGACAGGAAGCGGCCCACTCAAGAAGAAGACAGTCAAATCTGGGAGCAAG AATTCCCCTCCAGATCAAGGCTGCATCAGTCAGAGGTTCATGCAAGGCACCATCCTGGCACTTGTCATCGTCATGGCTTTCAG TGTCATTTCCATGTCCGTCCTTTATGTACTGACTCTTCACCACAGAGGAGGCGCCACAGAGAAAGATGG GTCCAGAGCTGCACTGGGATCCTCACGCAAGAGTCCATATACTCCACTGCCCACCACCCCTGCACCAG cttgttgttcAACCACAGTCACAAACAACCAATCAGCTACAGTTCTGACATTAAGCAACAACCAATCCACACCAG ATCTTAGCAGCCTGGTTCCCACACCAGGCACTATTAATAAGAAGGCCAAGTCCAGGCTAATAGACAAGGATGGCCGCAATAGAAACCGTCTTAGTCACACCTCAGCGCCATTGTACTTTGCCAAGTCCAAAAGGCCTGCGCCTACAGATCTGGACGGAGTGGGAGCTACCAACCGTCTGCCTGGGGGTCAGCAGCCAGTGCCACGCAGACAGCGCAGCCTACACACAAAGG GAGGAAGGTCAGCTCCCTCTCTGGCTAGTCTACATATTGTTGAGACGAACCAAGAAATCACAGCACAAAGCTGCACAACACCCGAAAGCTGCAG CTACACAATATCCCTCCATGGAAAGAGAAATTCCTCCATCTCACAAATCACTTTGCACATGAC GTCCACAAACAGCGTGTTTGTACGACAATGTGGAGCCACCAAGGGACGTTTGTGCCCCgaccacacagagacagagctCTATAACGAACAAAGTACATCAACAAAG GGGACTTATCACCTGTGGTCAGTGCCTGTGCTGTCTTTCCAGGACGTCACGTATCATTTCCGTGTCTCCCTGTCT AGTGAAGTGAGTTGCGCCACTGAGGGAGAGACCTCATCATATTCAGACTACCATTTTCTCATTGAAAGCAGCTGCGTGTGA
- the myrf gene encoding myelin regulatory factor isoform X6 produces MLWLRAGHDITSSLEPANIDTSILEEYISKEDDSTDICFSEVHSTPGPNYSSPQAGVSSSGGLVCGVSPPIPLRQGAPPPGPPNCQNAYPPGPSLGLRHSYPCLGQQQHQPHQQHQQAHVKPEHRGHYAPGTLPESPPDSSSEPYSPQQVNDPHMIRTMTPENMCHMTPTPPLPHGHYSSMHRDMYLKPEPMISQYPIGPATSGSGDMQQTQMLHQLLQHPQGQDGIPVHQAKKRKHSDSPNSTLNSQILTGIIKQEPGLMQDADNAYLDPNYQCIKWQPHQQNKWTPLYDANCKELPMPTYRVDADKGFNFSLADDAFVCQKKNHFQVTVYIGMLGDPKYIKTSDGLQPIDCFYLKLNGVKVEAMNQSISVEQSQSDRSKRPFKPVLVTLPPEQVTKVTVGRLHFSETTANNMRKKGKPNPDQRYFMLVVALHAQSHSQSYTVAAHVSERIIVRVTSGHASNPGQFESDNEVLWQRGQMPDSVYHHGRVGINTDRPDEALVVHGNVKVMGSLVHPSDIRAKENVQEVDTTDNLKRISQMRLVHYQYKPEFAATVGIENTAETGVIAQEVQQILPEAVKEGGDVVCANGETIPNLLVVNKERIFMENVGAVKELCKLTDNLETRIDELERWSRKLAKLRRLDSMKSTVSGGTVSQSGSYFSRTGSGPLKKKTVKSGSKNSPPDQGCISQRFMQGTILALVIVMAFSVISMSVLYVLTLHHRGGATEKDGSRAALGSSRKSPYTPLPTTPAPACCSTTVTNNQSATVLTLSNNQSTPDLSSLVPTPGTINKKAKSRLIDKDGRNRNRLSHTSAPLYFAKSKRPAPTDLDGVGATNRLPGGQQPVPRRQRSLHTKGGRSAPSLASLHIVETNQEITAQSCTTPESCSYTISLHGKRNSSISQITLHMTSTNSVFVRQCGATKGRLCPDHTETELYNEQSTSTKGTYHLWSVPVLSFQDVTYHFRVSLSSEVSCATEGETSSYSDYHFLIESSCV; encoded by the exons ATGCTTTGGCTACGCGCAG GTCATGATATTACCAGTTCTCTGGAGCCAGCCAACATCGACACCAGTATCCTGGAAGAGTACATCAGCAAGGAGGACGATAGCACTGACAT CTGTTTCTCAGAGGTCCACAGCACCCCAGGACCAAATTACTCATCTCCCCAGGCAGGAGTGTCCTCCTCTGGGGGGTTGGTGTGTGGTGTGAGCCCCCCTATTCCACTAAGGCAAGGAGCCCCTCCGCCTGGGCCCCCTAACTGTCAGAACGCCTACCCTCCAGGTCCATCTCTGGGCCTCCGACACAGCTACCCCTGCCTtggacagcagcagcaccaacCACACCAACAACACCAGCAGGCTCACGTCAAGCCTGAGCACAGGGGGCACTACGCTCCAGG GACACTACCTGAGTCTCCTCCAGACTCCAGCTCAGAGCCATACTCTCCTCAGCAGGTGAATG ATCCTCACATGATCAGGACCATGACACCAGAGAACATGTGTCACATGACTCCGACGCCACCCCTCCCACACGGACACTATTCCAGCATGCATCGGGACATGTACCTGAAGCCTGAGCCCATGATATCACAGTACCCTATTGGTCCAGCCACGAGTGGAAGTGGAGACATGCAGCAGACACAGATGCTCCATCAGCTGCTGCAGCATCCTCAGGGGCAGGA TGGGATCCCTGTTCACCAGGCTAAGAAGAGGAAGCACTCGGACTCTCCCAACAGCACCCTCAATTCCCAAATCCTCACAGGTATCATCAAACAAGAACCAG GTTTAATGCAGGATGCAGACAACGCCTACTTGGACCCAAACTATCAGTGCATTAAGTGGCAACCTCACCAGCAGAACAAGTGGACACCACTTTATGATGCAAACTGCAAAGAGCT TCCGATGCCAACCTACCGTGTTGATGCTGACAAGGGCTTCAACTTCTCCCTGGCTGATGATGCTTTTGTTTGCCAGAAGAAGAACCATTTCCAGGTCACAGTGTACATTGGCATGCTGGGCGATCCCAAGTACATCAAGACAAGTGACGGCCTGCAGCCCATCGACTGCTTCTATCTCAAACTCAATGGAGTAAAA GTGGAGGCTATGAACCAGTCCATCAGCGTGGAGCAGTCACAGTCTGACCGCAGCAAGAGACCCTTCAAGCCAGTGCT GGTCACCTTGCCCCCGGAGCAGGTCACAAAGGTCACAGTGGGGCGGCTCCATTTCAGCGAGACCACGGCAAATAACATGAGGAAGAAGGGCAAACCAAACCCGGACCAGAG GTATTTCATGCTGGTGGTGGCGCTGCATGCTCAGTCCCACAGTCAGAGCTACACTGTGGCTGCTCACGTGTCTGAGAGGATCATCGTCAGGGTAACGTCTGGCCAT GCGTCCAACCCGGGCCAGTTTGAAAGTGACAACGAGGTGCTGTGGCAGCGTGGCCAAATGCCTGACTCAGTCTACCACCACGGGAGAGTCGGCATCAACACTGACCGGCCGGACGAAGCCCTTGTCGTCCATGGCAACGTGAAGGTCATGGGTTCCCTGGTACACCCGTCTGACATCAGGGCCAAAGAGAATGTCCAGGAG gtGGACACCACAGACAATTTGAAACGGATTTCTCAGATGAGGCTGGTCCATTATCAATACAAGCCCGAGTTTGCTGCCACCGTGGGCATAGAGAACACTGCGGAGACTG GAGTGATCGCTCAAGAGGTCCAACAAATCTTGCCTGAAGCAGTAAAGGAGGGGGGTGATGTGGTGTGCGCCAATGGAGAGACCATTCCCAACCTGTTAGTCGTCAACAAG GAACGTATCTTCATGGAGAACGTGGGAGCAGTGAAGGAGCTGTGCAAGCTGACAGACAACCTAGAGACTCGTATAGATGAACTAGAGCGCTGGAGCCGCAAACTGGCCAAACTCCGACGTCTTGACAGCATGAAGAGCACCGTGAGTGGAGGCACTGTCAG CCAATCAGGGAGTTATTTTAGCAGGACAGGAAGCGGCCCACTCAAGAAGAAGACAGTCAAATCTGGGAGCAAG AATTCCCCTCCAGATCAAGGCTGCATCAGTCAGAGGTTCATGCAAGGCACCATCCTGGCACTTGTCATCGTCATGGCTTTCAG TGTCATTTCCATGTCCGTCCTTTATGTACTGACTCTTCACCACAGAGGAGGCGCCACAGAGAAAGATGG GTCCAGAGCTGCACTGGGATCCTCACGCAAGAGTCCATATACTCCACTGCCCACCACCCCTGCACCAG cttgttgttcAACCACAGTCACAAACAACCAATCAGCTACAGTTCTGACATTAAGCAACAACCAATCCACACCAG ATCTTAGCAGCCTGGTTCCCACACCAGGCACTATTAATAAGAAGGCCAAGTCCAGGCTAATAGACAAGGATGGCCGCAATAGAAACCGTCTTAGTCACACCTCAGCGCCATTGTACTTTGCCAAGTCCAAAAGGCCTGCGCCTACAGATCTGGACGGAGTGGGAGCTACCAACCGTCTGCCTGGGGGTCAGCAGCCAGTGCCACGCAGACAGCGCAGCCTACACACAAAGG GAGGAAGGTCAGCTCCCTCTCTGGCTAGTCTACATATTGTTGAGACGAACCAAGAAATCACAGCACAAAGCTGCACAACACCCGAAAGCTGCAG CTACACAATATCCCTCCATGGAAAGAGAAATTCCTCCATCTCACAAATCACTTTGCACATGAC GTCCACAAACAGCGTGTTTGTACGACAATGTGGAGCCACCAAGGGACGTTTGTGCCCCgaccacacagagacagagctCTATAACGAACAAAGTACATCAACAAAG GGGACTTATCACCTGTGGTCAGTGCCTGTGCTGTCTTTCCAGGACGTCACGTATCATTTCCGTGTCTCCCTGTCT AGTGAAGTGAGTTGCGCCACTGAGGGAGAGACCTCATCATATTCAGACTACCATTTTCTCATTGAAAGCAGCTGCGTGTGA